From Kamptonema formosum PCC 6407, a single genomic window includes:
- a CDS encoding ABC1 kinase family protein, translated as MFSSLVQNSSRQGEILEVVFRNGWDYMKRLLTGSKTDVPTLPTPAVLRNILVDLGPVYVKLGQLLSTRPDLLPAEYIETLSSLQAEVPPVAWPEVETIIRKELKQPLEDTFAKINTLAVAAGSIAQTHRATLKDGREVALKVQRPGIEIVIEQDIAVLTSLAELVMLTDFGEQYDIVALADEFGTALRAELDFIQEATYTDELRRNLSTSRWFDSKQIVVPKIEWQLTTKKLMVMEWLDGVPILLGDLKCPRYGGDIEAERQAITTLLCRAFFQQFYIDGFFHADPHPGNLFYLKDGRLALLDCGMIGRLDPRTQRSLTEMLLAIVDLDAQRCSQLTLQMAESAQPANLAQLENDYARMLRKYYNLSLSQINFSEVFYEMMQVSRNNKIRLPSNLGLYAKTLANLEGVARTFDPRLNLLEQIKPLMTDLFRRQLFGDDPTQALLRTALDVKSLSLQSPRQLEVLLDRVTSETLKWNLTLKDIEPLRRTLGDSANRLSFSIVVASLIVGAAIISANAQTPELSFLSNSLFAAASFFGLWLMISTIRSGRLRG; from the coding sequence GTGTTTTCCAGCCTTGTTCAAAACAGTTCGCGCCAAGGAGAAATCCTCGAAGTCGTCTTCCGCAACGGTTGGGACTACATGAAACGACTCCTAACTGGCAGCAAAACCGACGTACCCACTCTGCCAACTCCAGCAGTGCTTCGCAATATCCTCGTAGATTTAGGCCCCGTGTACGTCAAATTGGGACAGTTACTCAGCACTCGTCCCGACCTTTTACCAGCCGAATATATCGAAACTCTTTCCAGCTTACAAGCTGAAGTGCCGCCCGTAGCTTGGCCAGAAGTAGAAACCATCATCCGTAAAGAACTCAAACAACCTCTTGAAGATACCTTTGCCAAAATTAACACCCTTGCAGTCGCAGCCGGTTCCATTGCTCAAACTCACCGCGCTACCCTTAAAGATGGTCGTGAAGTTGCTCTTAAAGTGCAACGCCCCGGTATTGAAATCGTCATTGAGCAAGATATCGCCGTACTCACAAGTTTGGCGGAACTTGTCATGCTCACAGACTTTGGCGAACAGTACGATATTGTCGCCTTAGCTGATGAATTTGGTACTGCCTTGAGGGCCGAACTCGACTTTATTCAAGAAGCTACTTACACTGACGAACTGAGGCGCAATTTATCTACAAGTCGCTGGTTTGATAGTAAACAAATTGTCGTGCCCAAAATTGAGTGGCAGTTGACTACAAAAAAATTGATGGTGATGGAATGGCTCGACGGCGTGCCGATTCTATTGGGCGATTTAAAATGCCCTCGATACGGTGGAGATATCGAAGCTGAACGCCAAGCAATAACTACTCTTTTATGCCGAGCCTTCTTTCAGCAATTTTATATCGATGGCTTCTTTCATGCCGATCCCCATCCAGGTAATTTATTCTATCTCAAAGACGGACGATTAGCACTTTTGGACTGCGGTATGATTGGTCGCCTTGACCCGCGCACCCAGCGAAGTTTGACAGAAATGCTATTAGCAATTGTTGATTTAGATGCTCAACGTTGCAGTCAATTAACGTTGCAGATGGCGGAATCTGCTCAGCCTGCAAATTTAGCTCAGCTAGAGAATGACTATGCTCGAATGCTACGAAAATATTACAATTTGAGCTTGTCACAAATCAACTTTTCTGAAGTTTTCTATGAGATGATGCAAGTCTCGCGGAACAATAAAATTAGGTTGCCAAGTAATTTGGGTTTGTATGCCAAAACTCTAGCTAATTTGGAAGGGGTAGCTCGTACTTTCGATCCCAGACTTAACTTGTTAGAGCAGATTAAACCATTGATGACGGACTTATTTCGTCGTCAGTTATTTGGAGATGACCCTACGCAAGCGCTGTTAAGAACTGCCTTGGATGTTAAGAGTCTGTCTTTGCAATCTCCCCGGCAGTTGGAAGTGCTTTTAGATCGAGTTACTTCGGAAACTTTGAAGTGGAATTTAACTCTAAAAGATATTGAACCTTTGCGTCGTACTTTGGGGGATTCTGCAAATCGGCTTTCTTTTAGTATTGTGGTGGCTTCGCTGATTGTAGGAGCGGCAATTATTTCTGCTAATGCTCAGACACCTGAGCTATCTTTCCTCAGCAATTCTTTATTTGCAGCGGCTAGTTTTTTCGGGTTGTGGTTAATGATTAGTACGATCAGGTCTGGGCGTTTAAGGGGATAA
- the hemE gene encoding uroporphyrinogen decarboxylase: MAGSTQVPLLLRAARGEVLERPPVWMMRQAGRYMKAYRDLRDKYPSFRDRSEKTDIAVEISLQPFRAFEPDGVILFSDILTPLPGIGINFDIVESRGPMIDPPIRSVEQIEKLHPLEPAESLPFIREILQTLRQEVGDRSTVLGFVGAPWTLAAYAIEGKSSKDYTVIKGMAFSEPAMLHQFLSKLADAIAIYVRYQIDCGAQVVQMFDSWAGQLSPQDYETFALPYQRQVVEQVKATHPDTPLILYINGSAGLLERMPKSGVDLVSVDWTVDMAEARARLGSKVGVQGNIDPCVLFGSKDFIRERILETIRKAGNKGHILNLGHGVLQNTPEENVAFFFKTAKQADKLLS, from the coding sequence ATGGCCGGATCAACCCAAGTACCTTTGTTATTGCGGGCCGCACGCGGTGAAGTGTTAGAACGTCCGCCGGTGTGGATGATGCGGCAGGCGGGTCGCTATATGAAAGCTTATCGGGATTTAAGAGATAAGTATCCATCTTTTCGCGATCGCTCGGAAAAAACAGACATCGCAGTGGAAATTTCCCTGCAACCCTTTCGAGCTTTTGAACCGGATGGTGTGATTTTATTTTCGGATATTTTGACCCCCCTGCCTGGAATTGGCATTAATTTTGATATCGTCGAAAGTCGCGGGCCGATGATTGACCCGCCGATTCGCTCTGTGGAGCAAATCGAGAAGCTTCACCCACTGGAACCAGCAGAGTCACTCCCTTTCATCCGGGAGATTTTGCAGACTTTGCGGCAGGAAGTGGGCGATCGCTCTACAGTATTAGGGTTTGTGGGCGCTCCTTGGACTTTAGCAGCCTATGCTATTGAAGGTAAGAGCTCCAAAGACTACACTGTGATTAAGGGCATGGCTTTTTCGGAGCCGGCAATGCTGCATCAATTTTTGAGTAAATTAGCAGACGCGATCGCTATTTACGTCCGCTACCAAATTGACTGCGGAGCACAAGTAGTACAGATGTTCGACTCTTGGGCGGGGCAGTTGAGTCCCCAAGACTACGAAACCTTTGCTCTACCTTATCAGCGCCAAGTAGTTGAGCAAGTCAAAGCTACTCACCCAGATACACCTCTGATCCTTTATATTAATGGCAGTGCTGGACTACTGGAGCGGATGCCCAAGTCTGGCGTTGACCTAGTTAGTGTAGACTGGACAGTAGATATGGCCGAAGCAAGAGCTAGGCTCGGTTCTAAAGTTGGGGTGCAAGGAAACATCGATCCTTGTGTATTATTTGGCTCAAAAGATTTTATTCGGGAACGCATTCTCGAAACCATTCGCAAGGCAGGAAACAAAGGCCACATCCTGAATTTAGGACACGGTGTTTTGCAAAATACACCAGAAGAAAATGTTGCCTTTTTCTTTAAAACAGCAAAACAAGCTGACAAATTACTTTCTTAG
- a CDS encoding NAD-dependent epimerase/dehydratase family protein gives MKPKRIFVTGASGCIGHYIAETLIQNTDHELYLLVRNPDKLGFDLNARPGINIIQADLRDVDKLTDLLKTMNVAILAATAWGGTQEVFDTNVVKTLKLIKLLSPQTCQQVIYFSTASILDHNNNLLKEAGQLGTDYIRSKYDCMWQLSRLTDVPPITSVFPTLVLGGDANKPYSHLSSGIPEVAKWINVIRWFKADASFHFMHGVDIAEVVRYLVEHPPASKEKRKFVLGNPEITVNQVVEEACAYLNKKIFFRITLSPWLADLLIVLFQIQMAPWDRFCLEYRHFSYKEPLNPQSLGLPSYCTNFADVLRVSGVPGKE, from the coding sequence ATGAAACCCAAGCGGATTTTCGTGACAGGTGCTAGCGGCTGCATTGGTCACTATATCGCCGAAACCCTGATCCAAAATACAGACCATGAATTGTATCTGCTAGTCCGTAACCCGGACAAGCTAGGTTTTGACTTGAATGCTCGTCCTGGCATCAATATAATTCAAGCTGACTTGCGAGATGTGGATAAATTGACAGATTTGTTAAAAACAATGAATGTGGCAATTCTCGCTGCAACAGCTTGGGGCGGCACGCAGGAGGTTTTTGATACCAATGTTGTTAAAACTCTGAAGTTAATAAAGTTACTTTCGCCACAGACTTGCCAGCAAGTTATTTACTTTTCGACTGCAAGTATCCTCGACCATAATAACAATTTACTTAAGGAAGCTGGTCAACTGGGAACGGACTATATTCGGTCAAAATATGACTGTATGTGGCAGTTATCTCGACTTACAGATGTACCTCCGATTACGAGTGTTTTTCCGACGTTGGTATTAGGCGGCGATGCTAATAAACCTTATTCTCACCTATCATCAGGCATACCGGAAGTAGCAAAATGGATTAATGTGATTCGCTGGTTTAAAGCTGATGCGAGTTTTCACTTTATGCACGGTGTGGATATTGCTGAGGTAGTCCGCTACTTGGTGGAACATCCTCCCGCATCTAAAGAAAAGCGAAAGTTTGTCCTGGGAAATCCCGAAATAACAGTTAATCAGGTAGTAGAAGAAGCTTGTGCTTATTTGAATAAAAAAATATTTTTTCGGATTACTCTATCTCCTTGGTTGGCAGATTTATTAATTGTACTGTTCCAGATTCAGATGGCTCCTTGGGATAGATTTTGTTTGGAATATCGCCATTTTAGCTATAAAGAACCTCTGAATCCTCAGAGTCTTGGATTGCCTAGTTACTGCACTAATTTTGCAGATGTTTTAAGAGTAAGTGGGGTTCCAGGTAAGGAATGA
- a CDS encoding ABC transporter substrate-binding protein, with the protein MRRKKAIVWLATALLTLMVIVFIATFSKLNQEKITIAIAAPLSNVEEVTQKVGRSLVQGVQLYIDQANRNGGIQGKLLKLDIYDDQGKVNVAEKIAKDIVQSKAVAVIGHYSSSISKAAGKIYQDTGIPAISGSATANAVTEDNNWYFRTIFADSFQGRFIANYLKKVMGYSKISIIHGYDAYGLGLGQTVDATFRELGGEIISKWELPKKQSQATDRMIIQELQELKKLGKVPQAIVLATNRDQVITLIPELKNSNLNIPLFGGDDIGDVIIAQNFAKLPEEQKIPGFFTNGLYATVPIIYDVADDRTQQFRTTFKEVYGNAPGWSAAAYYDAASAIAEGIDRTLLTYKELPKETFTGKNIKEDREWLKEGLLRINSPEKAVKTGTRSFYFDDVRTAVVPIAIGRFDKGSLVSAFTQLQKITNLETVSDNLEAEIKNGNILQIGKQYLQKTDIVYTGLDINEVSYLDQRNSTYVVDFYLWFGYKGNLSPEKIEFSNYGISRLDSGEKLTLGEPIQQGEENGVKYKIYRVKADFHEEFDFHNYPFDEQRLAVRFRHADLTRDKLIYAIDLIGMRDSTTDKLSPEWKQKVFKEITSWTPQRITFFQDTLVNDSTLGYRKFTTKSDLEYSQFNAVINIKRELLSFSIKNLLPLWFFVAVAYLLLFLPFDQLSAEVLSGLLLAVVFFHLSLLDALPDGVGYVVTLDYAFYLVYALLGLELLIVTVGNQDRFQNSEVQLKKLILSGKVAFPVIILIGCCLLYFLYV; encoded by the coding sequence ATGCGTCGAAAAAAAGCAATCGTTTGGCTTGCCACAGCACTCTTAACGCTGATGGTAATTGTATTTATTGCTACCTTTAGCAAACTCAATCAAGAAAAAATAACTATAGCGATCGCGGCTCCCTTAAGTAATGTAGAGGAAGTAACCCAAAAAGTAGGCAGGTCATTGGTTCAAGGAGTGCAGCTCTACATCGACCAGGCAAACAGAAACGGCGGAATTCAAGGCAAATTATTGAAGTTAGATATCTATGACGACCAAGGGAAAGTAAATGTCGCGGAGAAAATAGCTAAAGATATTGTCCAATCAAAAGCAGTCGCCGTTATTGGCCACTATTCCAGTAGCATATCCAAAGCAGCGGGGAAAATTTATCAAGATACTGGTATTCCAGCGATCAGCGGTTCTGCTACTGCTAATGCAGTCACCGAAGATAATAATTGGTATTTTCGCACAATTTTTGCCGATAGCTTTCAGGGCAGATTTATCGCCAATTACCTGAAAAAGGTGATGGGGTATTCAAAAATAAGCATCATTCACGGCTACGATGCTTATGGTTTAGGCTTAGGTCAAACTGTTGATGCGACTTTTAGAGAATTGGGAGGAGAGATAATAAGCAAGTGGGAGCTACCAAAAAAACAAAGTCAAGCCACAGATAGGATGATTATTCAGGAATTGCAGGAACTAAAAAAACTTGGTAAAGTGCCGCAAGCTATTGTCTTGGCTACTAATCGCGATCAAGTGATTACATTGATTCCTGAACTCAAAAATAGTAATCTGAACATTCCCCTGTTTGGTGGTGATGATATAGGTGATGTGATTATTGCTCAAAATTTTGCCAAATTACCTGAAGAACAGAAAATTCCTGGTTTTTTTACTAACGGTCTTTATGCCACAGTTCCCATCATTTATGATGTTGCTGACGATCGAACTCAACAATTTAGAACAACATTTAAAGAGGTTTACGGAAATGCTCCAGGTTGGTCTGCTGCTGCTTACTATGATGCTGCCAGCGCAATTGCGGAAGGAATCGATCGGACTCTATTGACCTATAAAGAGTTACCAAAAGAAACTTTTACCGGGAAAAACATTAAAGAAGACCGTGAGTGGCTTAAAGAGGGTTTGCTGAGGATCAACAGCCCAGAAAAGGCTGTTAAAACAGGAACGAGAAGCTTTTATTTTGACGATGTACGTACTGCGGTTGTCCCTATTGCTATAGGAAGATTTGACAAAGGATCTCTTGTTTCAGCTTTTACCCAACTGCAAAAAATCACAAATCTTGAGACAGTTTCCGATAATCTAGAAGCAGAAATTAAGAACGGTAATATTTTGCAGATTGGCAAACAATACCTGCAAAAAACTGACATTGTTTATACAGGTCTTGACATCAATGAAGTTAGCTATCTAGACCAGAGAAACTCAACCTATGTGGTGGATTTTTATTTGTGGTTTGGATATAAAGGTAATCTGAGTCCCGAAAAAATTGAGTTTAGTAACTACGGGATCAGTCGTTTAGATTCTGGAGAAAAGTTAACTCTGGGCGAACCCATACAGCAAGGAGAAGAAAATGGCGTAAAATATAAAATATATAGAGTTAAAGCGGATTTTCATGAAGAGTTTGATTTTCACAATTATCCCTTTGACGAGCAGCGTTTAGCTGTCAGATTTCGACACGCAGACCTCACAAGAGATAAGCTAATTTATGCCATAGACTTAATTGGGATGCGAGATTCTACCACAGACAAATTGTCACCAGAATGGAAACAGAAGGTTTTTAAAGAAATTACCTCTTGGACTCCTCAAAGGATAACTTTTTTTCAGGATACTTTAGTGAATGATTCGACTTTAGGCTATCGGAAATTTACTACTAAATCAGACTTAGAATACTCCCAGTTCAATGCTGTCATCAATATCAAGAGAGAATTACTCAGTTTCAGTATCAAAAACTTGCTACCTCTTTGGTTCTTTGTTGCTGTGGCTTACTTGTTATTGTTTCTTCCTTTCGATCAACTTTCCGCCGAGGTATTGAGTGGTTTATTACTAGCTGTTGTCTTTTTCCATCTGAGTTTATTAGATGCTTTACCTGATGGAGTGGGTTACGTTGTTACTCTTGACTATGCGTTTTATTTAGTTTACGCCCTACTTGGTTTAGAGCTATTGATAGTAACTGTAGGAAATCAAGACAGGTTTCAAAACAGTGAAGTGCAGCTTAAAAAATTAATTTTATCGGGTAAAGTAGCATTTCCAGTAATTATATTAATTGGTTGTTGCTTGCTTTATTTCCTATATGTCTAG
- a CDS encoding CHASE2 domain-containing protein — protein MKIKFPRLIKKWPDFTGLYAVAIATVAVTGFVFGVRQIGGLQTLELMVFDSMVRLQPDLGPDPRLLVVTITEDDKKVFNRLPLSDEVIARVLEKLSQFQPEVIGMDLYREIPYEPGNKRLTAILKSPKIIAIKNLGDDPSLGIPAPPGVPPERIGINDIVLDPDGTVRRNLMFGGKDFSFSLRLAMSYLSARNIIPQNDPDNKNLIYWGKASFLPLKANSGGYENIDDKGYQILLNYRSHDSGAQQINISQLLYGQVDPKLVKGKIVLIGTTAPSSRDLFLTPYSPAKETSPKMPGVLVHAQMVSQILDAVAGDRPLFGFWPEWVEMLWIGSWALVGSSLAWCSRHPLAFALGCPTLLGILCAMGLALFIDYKWVPVATPALAFICTSATVVAYRAHQVQQQQKTVMRLLGQNTSPEVAAVLWKSRDRLIEDGKLPGQKLVATMLFTDIKDFSTISEQMPPEKLMEWLNEYLSVLTEAVQSHHGIINKFTGDGIMAAFGVPIPRTTPKEIAQDARAAVSCALTMGDRLHALNQDWQQRKLPVIQMRVGIFTGPIVAGSLGGKERSEYGLLGDSVNIASRLESCEKDRQYGTCRVLIAHQTLTHIRGEFLVEHWGPLALKGKHQTVDVYRVIGKNKVNG, from the coding sequence GTGAAAATAAAGTTTCCCCGGTTGATTAAAAAATGGCCAGACTTCACAGGGCTATATGCAGTGGCGATCGCAACTGTAGCCGTGACAGGTTTTGTATTCGGAGTGCGTCAGATCGGAGGCTTGCAAACCTTAGAATTGATGGTTTTCGACTCAATGGTGCGACTTCAACCCGACCTGGGGCCAGACCCGCGCCTGCTAGTAGTCACGATCACAGAGGATGATAAAAAAGTTTTCAATCGACTGCCCCTTTCCGATGAAGTCATCGCCCGAGTGTTGGAAAAATTATCCCAGTTTCAACCGGAAGTTATTGGTATGGATTTGTACCGAGAGATCCCCTACGAACCTGGAAATAAAAGACTTACGGCCATCCTTAAGTCTCCGAAAATCATCGCCATTAAAAATCTCGGTGACGATCCATCTTTGGGAATTCCAGCACCCCCTGGAGTACCTCCAGAACGCATCGGCATTAACGACATTGTACTTGACCCCGACGGTACTGTACGCCGTAATTTAATGTTTGGTGGAAAAGACTTCTCATTTTCCCTACGGCTGGCGATGAGTTATCTGTCTGCTCGGAACATCATTCCCCAAAATGACCCGGATAATAAGAATCTGATCTATTGGGGGAAAGCAAGTTTTCTGCCTTTAAAAGCTAATTCTGGAGGGTATGAAAATATTGATGATAAAGGATATCAAATCCTGCTTAATTACCGCTCTCACGACTCTGGAGCGCAACAAATCAACATCTCCCAGCTATTGTATGGTCAGGTCGATCCCAAATTGGTGAAAGGCAAAATTGTGCTAATTGGCACTACAGCCCCCAGTAGCAGAGATTTGTTTTTAACGCCCTATAGTCCCGCTAAGGAAACAAGCCCGAAAATGCCAGGGGTGCTAGTTCACGCTCAAATGGTCAGCCAGATTTTGGATGCAGTTGCGGGCGATCGCCCTTTGTTCGGGTTTTGGCCAGAATGGGTAGAAATGCTCTGGATTGGTTCTTGGGCATTGGTTGGCAGCAGTCTAGCATGGTGTAGCCGCCATCCTCTGGCCTTTGCTCTGGGGTGCCCAACGCTGCTAGGTATCCTCTGCGCTATGGGTTTGGCGCTATTCATTGACTATAAATGGGTTCCCGTAGCTACTCCTGCTTTGGCTTTTATTTGTACAAGCGCAACGGTGGTAGCTTATCGAGCCCATCAAGTGCAGCAGCAGCAAAAAACTGTGATGCGGTTGTTGGGGCAGAATACTTCCCCAGAAGTGGCGGCGGTATTGTGGAAAAGTCGCGATCGCCTAATTGAAGATGGTAAATTGCCGGGGCAAAAGTTGGTAGCGACGATGCTATTTACTGATATTAAGGATTTCAGCACGATTTCGGAACAAATGCCACCAGAAAAGTTGATGGAGTGGCTGAATGAATATCTCAGTGTTTTGACTGAAGCAGTACAAAGCCATCACGGTATTATTAATAAGTTTACAGGGGACGGCATTATGGCAGCATTTGGCGTACCCATTCCTCGCACGACACCGAAGGAGATTGCACAGGATGCTAGGGCCGCCGTTTCTTGCGCTTTGACTATGGGCGATCGCCTTCATGCACTCAATCAGGATTGGCAGCAGCGAAAGTTACCAGTGATTCAAATGCGAGTTGGGATTTTCACCGGGCCAATAGTCGCTGGTAGTTTAGGAGGAAAAGAGCGATCGGAATATGGACTTTTGGGAGACAGTGTTAATATCGCTTCTCGGCTGGAAAGCTGCGAAAAAGATCGCCAATATGGTACTTGTCGGGTTTTAATTGCTCATCAAACTTTAACTCACATTCGGGGAGAGTTTTTGGTAGAACACTGGGGGCCTTTAGCTTTGAAGGGTAAGCATCAAACTGTAGATGTTTATCGGGTTATTGGGAAAAATAAGGTTAATGGCTAA
- a CDS encoding tetratricopeptide repeat protein → MYCHHHFRYLAAIAIAISPVLTGGERSSAIAFAPIPGDVSPIAATDRKTEANQLSQKGAEQYRKGEFQNAVETYQQVLAIRQQLGDKKGVGATLNSIGEVYTDMGEYDKAMEVLQQALVINREIGDRRNIGHTLNLIGVVNRAGDKLSVAMQLHQQALQLAKAEGDRAGEGESLHNIAAVYGDQGQYPKALEFYQQARTIRTEVGDRRDLGRTLNNMGGIYYNMGQYSRALEFYQQALAIRREIGDRAGVGRLLNNMGLTYRKLGKDSQALIYFQQAIVMLEAIGDQTSVGRLLNNMGAIYESLGQSPKALESYQRALQIAQDTGDKVGESTALDRIERLTGQKSGQ, encoded by the coding sequence GTGTATTGCCATCACCACTTCCGTTATCTCGCAGCTATTGCGATCGCCATCTCACCTGTACTGACTGGAGGGGAAAGATCGAGCGCGATCGCCTTTGCGCCAATTCCAGGGGATGTTAGTCCCATCGCCGCCACAGACCGCAAAACAGAAGCAAACCAACTTTCTCAAAAGGGTGCTGAGCAATACCGCAAAGGTGAATTTCAAAATGCGGTGGAAACTTATCAACAAGTTTTGGCAATCCGCCAACAACTAGGGGACAAGAAAGGTGTGGGAGCAACCCTCAATAGTATCGGTGAAGTTTACACTGACATGGGGGAATATGACAAAGCAATGGAAGTTTTGCAGCAAGCTTTGGTCATAAATCGGGAAATAGGCGATCGCCGCAACATTGGTCATACCCTGAATCTAATCGGCGTGGTTAACCGCGCTGGGGATAAACTTTCTGTAGCGATGCAACTGCATCAACAAGCTTTGCAGCTAGCAAAAGCTGAAGGCGATCGCGCTGGAGAGGGAGAATCTCTCCACAACATAGCAGCAGTTTACGGCGACCAAGGTCAATACCCCAAAGCCCTAGAGTTTTACCAGCAAGCGCGGACAATTCGCACCGAAGTTGGCGATCGCCGCGACTTAGGCCGCACCCTCAACAACATGGGCGGCATTTATTACAACATGGGTCAGTATTCCAGAGCCTTAGAATTTTACCAGCAAGCTTTAGCAATTCGTCGGGAAATTGGCGATCGCGCAGGTGTCGGACGGCTTTTAAACAACATGGGGCTCACCTATCGCAAGCTCGGTAAAGATTCTCAAGCTCTGATCTATTTCCAACAGGCTATAGTGATGCTAGAAGCGATTGGCGACCAAACCAGCGTCGGACGCTTGCTCAACAACATGGGTGCCATTTACGAAAGCCTGGGTCAGTCCCCCAAAGCTCTAGAATCCTATCAGCGAGCCTTGCAGATCGCCCAAGACACGGGGGACAAAGTAGGAGAAAGCACGGCTTTAGATAGAATTGAACGATTAACAGGGCAAAAATCCGGGCAATGA
- a CDS encoding alpha/beta hydrolase has protein sequence MDDNTWKNDCNWLESIIRNSAPFSDGWTKARIVQLAYPDPSGTASPTTEEIVTRLRSLCDLKQYPMFAEKVNVDYVINTLNRWHNRQFTQAFSRNFEIYADCEHPNIFLVTSTASTSLNIDRELPPKRFRPLFNVDELAQIVLSSGCERLTMRIHGYATPGSIFYNNFINEAESLTLKDPIKNIATLEENHFYIGYHWPSEKPLVSPGLWADYRYNWGIILKFLIVLGVLTFISGSLLYFLLKLLVVPLLLSFGYFPELANFWQWLKFRETAELAVQWHWIIVTVFMLSLLVVQMMRIIVYQRDRYRAIHYGAPDFSEFFWRLDRALGIDENQSVKAKFSNRSGKVEAESEDKKEAKAAKSNSRIAVNLMGHSLGALVVVNSLRILSDRFGKDDIDVDDKREIGDYLILDKLIMSAPDIPLEFLREGRNNYVRSAILRCQKIYLFSSDRDIVLRYLSTLANWWVEPSLEMSGLRLGNIYLKEVNEGSKPVNKSEDTTKSYAPYIRIMVRSQLAANPTSAYELFEKFNYIDCSEMRGVNSVKLPLNKFTSLAIDLINIVSFLFGKIDAHGGYFWTETPSFAVVKFLLTNQHISEEEMEAGINSLIDNSIRFWPSQPLLCKK, from the coding sequence ATGGATGATAACACTTGGAAAAACGATTGCAACTGGTTAGAGTCTATAATCCGCAATTCTGCTCCTTTCTCTGACGGGTGGACAAAGGCACGGATCGTACAGCTAGCTTATCCCGATCCCTCTGGCACTGCCAGTCCAACTACTGAGGAAATCGTCACTAGATTGCGATCGCTATGCGATTTGAAGCAGTATCCCATGTTTGCCGAAAAAGTGAATGTAGATTATGTAATAAACACTCTCAACCGTTGGCATAATCGCCAATTTACTCAAGCTTTCAGTCGCAATTTCGAGATTTACGCCGATTGCGAGCATCCTAATATATTTTTAGTCACCAGCACTGCTAGCACTTCTCTAAATATAGACCGAGAACTGCCACCAAAGCGTTTTCGACCTCTATTTAATGTTGATGAATTAGCTCAGATCGTCTTATCTTCTGGATGCGAACGCTTAACGATGCGAATTCACGGCTATGCGACTCCTGGATCTATTTTCTATAATAATTTTATTAATGAAGCCGAGTCATTAACTCTCAAAGATCCGATTAAAAATATCGCGACTTTGGAAGAAAATCATTTTTATATTGGCTATCACTGGCCGAGCGAAAAACCGCTTGTCAGTCCCGGACTCTGGGCTGACTATCGCTATAATTGGGGAATTATCCTCAAATTTTTGATTGTCCTCGGTGTTTTAACATTTATTTCTGGTTCCTTGTTATATTTTCTGCTTAAACTGTTAGTAGTACCTCTACTTTTATCTTTTGGTTACTTCCCAGAATTAGCTAACTTTTGGCAATGGCTAAAGTTTCGGGAGACAGCAGAATTGGCAGTACAATGGCATTGGATTATTGTCACCGTATTTATGCTCTCCCTGTTAGTGGTACAAATGATGCGGATCATTGTTTATCAGCGCGATCGCTATCGGGCCATTCACTACGGAGCTCCCGATTTTTCTGAATTCTTTTGGCGGCTGGATCGAGCATTAGGAATAGATGAAAATCAATCAGTCAAGGCTAAATTTTCTAATCGATCGGGGAAGGTAGAAGCAGAAAGTGAGGACAAAAAAGAAGCTAAAGCAGCTAAGAGTAATTCTAGAATTGCTGTCAATTTAATGGGACACAGTTTAGGTGCTTTGGTAGTGGTCAATTCCTTACGAATTTTGTCTGATAGATTTGGGAAAGATGATATAGACGTAGATGATAAGCGAGAGATTGGAGATTATTTAATATTGGATAAATTAATTATGTCTGCACCAGATATCCCTTTAGAGTTTTTGCGGGAAGGACGTAATAATTATGTACGTTCAGCTATTCTTCGTTGTCAGAAAATTTATTTATTTTCCAGCGATCGCGATATTGTTCTCCGCTATCTTTCTACTCTAGCTAACTGGTGGGTTGAACCCAGTTTAGAAATGTCTGGCTTGCGGTTGGGAAATATTTATCTAAAAGAAGTAAATGAAGGATCGAAACCAGTAAATAAATCGGAAGATACGACCAAAAGTTATGCACCTTACATTCGCATTATGGTTCGTTCTCAACTAGCAGCTAACCCCACTTCGGCTTATGAGTTATTTGAAAAATTCAACTATATCGATTGTTCGGAAATGAGAGGAGTCAATAGCGTAAAATTGCCTTTAAACAAGTTTACAAGTCTCGCCATTGACTTGATTAATATAGTTTCTTTCTTATTCGGTAAAATTGATGCTCATGGAGGATATTTTTGGACTGAAACTCCCAGTTTTGCTGTGGTTAAGTTTTTGCTAACAAATCAGCACATTTCTGAGGAAGAGATGGAAGCTGGAATTAACAGTTTGATTGACAATTCTATCCGCTTTTGGCCGAGTCAGCCATTGCTTTGTAAGAAGTGA